AGCCTTTAGGATTATAGCAAGTTATTATGCAATTATTACATTTTCTAATTGAAAAGGGTGGAGGCTCTCTCTAAAGAAAAAGGTCGAGTGATTTTATaaccgaaagtcaaatatcgaGTAAGATTTAACTTATAGGAAGTCTACTATCAACCCTTGTTTGTCAAAATTAAATCACTACTTACAATTGAATCCATACTTATAGTcttgttttaaattttggacCAGAACCATACATCATATCCAAACGTTACATGTATAATGTCGCAATTAACAACTATGCCCAATTCCCCTATGCTCACAAGTAACTACTTACATGAAATTCACATATTTTTTGTTCAAAAATGAACATAAGACATAACCTCGCTCGTGAATCATATCTAGCTAGTGTTGAAAATCGACGTTATAGGTTAATTGGAGTCTTATACAAAGCatgtttaatttataaaaaaaaatatttattttttaaaatatattaactACTTCGTAATTCTTTCCCAGGGCCAAAGTGAACATCAACCATTCGAGCTTGTTAGAATTTGTGAATGTCATAAACTAGCATAGAATATATGACTGTAAATTCTATTCTTCTGGTCCTCCCGCGATTCCCACCTGCTTTTTGATGTTCTATTGTTCTCTATTTGCAACTTGTGTCGTTTTATACTTCAACTTGACAATAATTTTGCCCAACCCTTGTTATTAATAatcgtttttttgtttttgagtaAATAATAATCTTATTATTAAGAAAATATAAGAAGTACCACTTATTTGTACTATGCATTAAATTTTACTCAACGGGAACAtgctaataataataaaaatataatacttaaaaaaataaaaaaatattattattattattattattttgagaaAGAAATAAAGTACTACTTAATTACctgtttaattttaattattaatattcttgcaatttttatattttctcCGTGCAAAATAACTGTCATACTtcgcatattattaaaatttttggGACACATTGATATGAAAATAATTCATCGCGCCTTTTCGTTTTGTTGATCATTATACAAGAGAGTGATGTTCTTTATACCTTAGCCATGCCCCTAATCTGCCTATAACAAGTTCGAAGTCCTACGATCTGCGACTTCTTTGTCCAGTGAGCTATATAAGAACGAGTAGTGAATACCTATTCAATCTTCTTCCTTTTTGATCTTCAGCTTACGTTAAGACCGGtacattgttaattaattgctaTTGTTCAATATATCTTTGCCTACAAATCAAAAGGTGGGTTTTTAGGACGTACAAAAAGGCACACAAGGCGTCATTTTATTCCTTCtttttcatcctttaataattatgaCAATTAATATCAAAATTGTTATCAAAGTTTACAAAGTTTGACTGTAAAAATAACATAATTAAGTTATTTAATTTTACGTAAAAGAAACAAGTTGGTCACGTTTCATATGTCAAAGTTGCTCCCTCTTGACATTTAGTAACTGATTAACGCCGAAAGATCCTTAATACAAGTATTCTATTGGTGGCTCCTAATCTGAGGACAAGATAGCATATATGATTCCTTAGAGGAGGCTTGTACCATGTAAATCATAACATAACAAAACGGAAATCACGAAGATCAATAATTTTGCAACTTCTTTACTATACTTTAATTTGTTTTAGGCAGGTAGCTAGCTAGAAAACACTTGCAACTTGCATAATTTAATGGATCGCCGTGTCATTTAATAATACTTTGAGAATATTTTGGTAAAAAAAAGTTATATGCTCCTAAACTTGTGATTTAGTACTAACCAGTAACTACAGACCTACAGTAAGTAACTAGGTAGTGGTAGTGTGGTACCATCACTTAATTAGCTTTTCGATCAATAATTATTGTGCCCTACTTTTTCTCATGTTTTCACCCCTCCCGGTACCACACAGTATATACACAATGCATACGAAAGTAAAAACAAATAGTCCGTACTATATATGTACCGGtacgtagtactccgtatttgtaTGCATTTTCGTATGCATTGTGTATACTGTTGCCAGGGTCGGCTTatcttatttatattattattttattatttcctcAACAGAAATCAGTTATAAGTTTGTTAGGCTTGCTATGATAGGCTATGTATATATACCATGTATGCTGCTTCTTTTGGTTGTAACTGATTAAGATCAGTAATACACACTTTCTTTCCTCTCAAGCTTTCTAAAAACTCTCTGAGtttcttcatggtatcagagcaaaatCTCTGATAAGAGATTGAGGTTTTCTCACTTTGAGAATTGATCTCGTTTGTTCTTGATCTCCTAGCTGAGAGTAAGTGATCACTGAATTCTGCTGAAGATTTGCTGCGAAATTTCTTGCGATTGCGAAGTTTCTTGCACAAATTTTAGCGAAATTGATTCTTATTGCGATTGATCATTGCAATGGCGATTGAAAACAATGAAAGTGAAAGTTCACAAGCAAATTCTAGAGGTAATAGAAATAACTTTGATCCTTATTTCATAGCTAATTCAGATAATCCAACATCTACTTTAGTTGTTGTTCCTTTTACTGGTGTGAATTTTGTTCGCTGGAGTAGAAATGTTAAGCGAGCACTAATTGCTGAGAACAAAGAAGTTTTCATCAATGGTGAGTTGACAAAACCTGCTATTAATCACAAGGATTATTTGAAATGGAAACCAGCTGATTTTATGGTTGTAAGCTGGATATATTCTAAGTTTTATGAATCATGATTTGGCTGATGCCTTTGGTTATATTGACAACGCTGCTGAATTATGGCATGAATTGTCTGAAAGATTTGGACAATCTAATGGTCCCTTAATCTATCAgttaaagaaggaaattgagaatCTCACTCAAGAAAACATGACTATAGTCTCATCTTATAGTAAGCTGAAGAAATTATGGGACGAAATGCAAACCTTAAGAGCTTTTCCTACTTGTACATGTGGTGCAATGATTACATGTAGTTGCCAATTCTTGAAGAAAATGGCTGAGTTCGAAGAAGAAGATAAAATGATGAAGTTCTTACTTGGATTGAATGGAGGTTTTGACAGTATTGTCACTAATATATTGGCCCTGGATCCTATGCCTAACTTGAATAGAGTATTTTTAATTACTCAGCAAATTAAAAAACAGCAAGAAGTAAGTAATGTTGATGTTGAATGCAATGCTATGAGCAGTAGTGCTATGGCTGCACAAGCTTACAGAGGTGGCCAGGTTCAGAAATACGCTGGCAGTCATGGAAAGAAGGATTGGAAAGAACTGAAGAAGGAAAAATTGAATAGAATTTGCACTCACTGCAAAGGGAAAGGGCCTACTGCTGAACAGTGCTTCAAGATCATAGGTTATCCTGATTGGTATAATACTATCAAGGCTTCTAAAGGAAGTAACTCAAGTGGTGGCAGATTTGCTGCTCATGTGAACTCTACTTCTGATGTTGGTGATGATCCTCTGGATAACTCAGTTGGTGATACTGGAATGGTGAATAGTGCAATGCTCAATGCTATCTGCCAGGAAGTCATGAAGGTGATGAAAGGGAAACAATCTCATAATGGTGACACAAATGGAGCTACTTGTTCTTATGCAAACTATGCAGGTACAATTTCTCATTCTTTCAATTGTGCTACAAATAAACAAAGTGATGACCATATGTGGATTGTTGATTCTGGTGCATGTGATCATATGACATATGATGAGAGCATATTGACTAACATAAGAGTTCTCATTTAGCCTATCAAAGTTGGTTTGCTGATGGAACTCAGATGACTGTTGAAAAGATGGGTGATACTGTATTGACTGATAGCCTAATCCTGAATGATGTGTTGCTGGTTAAAGGATTTAGACATAACATTTTGTTTATTGGTAGACTGATTGAACATACTGGTATTCTAGTGACATTTACCAGAACTGGATATACTTTTTAGGACCCCTCTAGTTCCAAGCTGATTGGTGCTGGAAAAAGGACAAATGGCCTCTACTACTTTGTCAGAATTCCAGGTAATATTGATATCAGTCAAGGTATTTCTTCTCAGCTGCCAAGTTGTAATACAGTTGATAGTGTGATTGATGTACATATGATCAGAGTACCAAATAAGCCTGCTACTAGTGTTTCTCAACCCAAGGGTGATTCTAGAAACAAATTGGATTTGTTACATGCTAGACTAGGACATCCTTCTTTGTCCAAAATGAAATTTGTGGATGATGAATATTGCAAAGGGATTACTAAATACAATTGTGGTATATGCTATAGTTCAAAACATCATAAATTTCCTTTTCATGTGAGTGATAGTAGAGCTGCTGCATGTTTCGATTTAATTCACATGCATATTTGGGGTTCATATAGAGTAAGAAACTTGGATGGTGCTTCATATTTTTTAACAATAGTTGACGATCATAGcagaatcacatggacttatttGATCCACAACAAGTTACAGGTTCATAAGGTTGTGTCTGAATTTATCTCCATGGTTGAAACACAATTTAACAAAAGGGTTAAGAAAATCAGGTCTAATAATGGGACTGAAATAGTCAAAGAGTCTTGCAGATCTATGTTTGCTAGTAAGGGAATCCTACATGAAAATAGGGTTCCTTATGTTCCTCAACAGAATGGCATAGTTGAGAGAAAACATAGAAGTTTACTTGAAATTTCCAGAGCACTAAGATTTGATGCAGGTCTTCCAAAGAAATTCTGGGGAGAGTGTATTCTCACCGCTACTCATTTTATTAACAAAATTCCATCCAAGGTTTTGAATGACAAAACTCCATTTGAATTCGTGTTTAACACCCCTCTTGTCTATGACAACCTCAGAGTTTTTGGTCTTTTTGCTTTGCTCATAACACAC
This genomic stretch from Spinacia oleracea cultivar Varoflay chromosome 3, BTI_SOV_V1, whole genome shotgun sequence harbors:
- the LOC130470084 gene encoding uncharacterized protein; protein product: MAIENNESESSQANSRGNRNNFDPYFIANSDNPTSTLVVVPFTGVNFVRWSRNVKRALIAENKEVFINGELTKPAINHKDYLKWKPADFMVLKKEIENLTQENMTIVSSYSKLKKLWDEMQTLRAFPTCTCGAMITCSCQFLKKMAEFEEEDKMMKFLLGLNGGFDSIVTNILALDPMPNLNRVFLITQQIKKQQEVSNVDVECNAMSSSAMAAQAYRGGQVQKYAGSHGKKDWKELKKEKLNRICTHCKGKGPTAEQCFKIIGYPDWYNTIKASKGSNSSGGRFAAHVNSTSDVGDDPLDNSVGDTGMVNSAMLNAICQEVMKVMKGKQSHNGDTNGATCSYANYAGTISHSFNCATNKQSDDHMWIVDSGACDHMTYDESILTNIRMTVEKMGDTVLTDSLILNDVLLDPSSSKLIGAGKRTNGLYYFVRIPGNIDISQGISSQLPSCNTVDSVIDVHMIRVPNKPATSVSQPKGDSRNKLDLLHARLGHPSLSKMKFVDDEYCKGITKYNCGICYSSKHHKFPFHVSDSRAAACFDLIHMHIWGSYRVRNLDGASYFLTIVDDHSRITWTYLIHNKLQVHKVVSEFISMVETQFNKRVKKIRSNNGTEIVKESCRSMFASKGILHENRVPYVPQQNGIVERKHRSLLEISRALRFDAGLPKKFWGECILTATHFINKIPSKRDKFDSRTKICLFIGYPAGYKYFKLYDLDTHKVFLSKDVIFFETIFPYKLSPESVTSIASTPQLVEFSTDDSQSPIHTIHDSLFPAVTRADYRHISREFFRLCCSFRRLLGQITGIFRGNFSGCVGGFLRRCSGISSGGSWVTFVTKLGPIFRRHSYANLGPVSGRLCEFVCPANREFVLVIDQAGFLRLVFREFSLVFQFGDSLLLWVVLERCVRFSLVVCGCASSALVVQLWWFCFGGLWVCKFNFVGVGVGCGRQLWRRRQEESITAAIRSWGVPGGSEQLVMDTLASVVLSSSGLAPYNDATLADLQAKHPSVPEPTLPDIPGLF